The Candidatus Nomurabacteria bacterium genome includes a window with the following:
- a CDS encoding cell division protein FtsK: protein MSKGKKPNTGNPRMKDETKHGVIAVACFAVAIFFLLARFGYAGVVGNSTYHALDSLFGVGFYVIPLILFFLGLSFLKSIRPNFILFRFLAGLVFFVAFLGLIKGGKIGNYIAQPINQLFDTYGLILLGAIMLISVLVIFDAKPDPEKLSPLYWYQLWKNGQSKKTEPDDKIDEIIEPRIAPEKELEKVDKEKPESVKKSASVDEFAGLGSIITSGRKYNGSSKFTPPPLSLLEPDSGKPGAGDIKGNANIIKRTLQNFGIIVEMDEVSIGPSITRYALKPAEGVKLSRILALQNDLSLALAAHPLRIEAPIPGKSLVGIEIPNSTKSVVGLASLIGSNEFQTSPAALLASLGRGITGASHFSNIARAPHMLVAGATGSGKSVVIHTFITSLLYRNPPDLLRFIMIDPKRVELTLYNKIPHLLTPVITDPKKSILALKWATKEMERRYSVLETCAVRDIASFHKNFGNDEKTEKMPYIVIIIDELADIMSSYPRELESAIVRLAQMSRAVGIHLILSTQRPSVDVITGLIKANIPARIALQVSSQIDSRTILDMAGAEKLLGSGDMLYLAGDMGKPVRLQSAFISEGEVKSVTSWLAKNYQNVESDEISLTPDKDPSVLFSANLEEDAENGDDDDLYEEARAEVIRAGKASASYLQRKLKVGYARAARLLDILEERGVIGPGEGAKQREVFEKPPNDEGVF from the coding sequence ATGTCCAAGGGAAAAAAGCCTAACACTGGGAATCCCCGCATGAAAGATGAGACCAAACACGGCGTCATTGCAGTCGCCTGTTTTGCTGTTGCTATCTTTTTCCTACTTGCCCGTTTTGGCTACGCTGGTGTTGTAGGTAATTCAACCTACCATGCACTGGATAGTCTGTTTGGCGTTGGGTTCTATGTTATTCCTCTTATCCTTTTCTTCCTTGGCCTCTCCTTCCTTAAATCAATCCGTCCCAATTTCATTCTCTTTCGCTTTCTAGCTGGACTAGTTTTTTTTGTTGCCTTTCTTGGCTTAATAAAGGGTGGCAAAATCGGTAACTACATCGCCCAACCAATCAACCAACTATTCGACACCTACGGTCTTATCCTACTTGGTGCGATTATGTTGATCTCCGTTCTTGTAATCTTTGATGCTAAACCGGACCCCGAAAAACTATCCCCACTTTATTGGTACCAACTCTGGAAAAACGGGCAGTCTAAAAAGACAGAACCAGACGACAAAATAGACGAGATAATCGAACCGAGAATCGCACCGGAAAAAGAGCTGGAAAAAGTCGACAAGGAAAAACCGGAATCGGTGAAAAAATCAGCGTCGGTTGATGAATTCGCCGGTCTCGGTTCAATTATTACTTCTGGACGGAAATATAATGGATCATCTAAGTTTACCCCACCACCTCTATCGCTCCTTGAGCCAGATAGCGGTAAGCCAGGGGCCGGGGACATCAAGGGTAATGCCAACATCATCAAGCGAACGCTCCAGAACTTCGGAATCATTGTGGAGATGGATGAAGTCTCCATTGGGCCATCCATCACTCGCTACGCGTTAAAGCCGGCTGAGGGTGTTAAATTGTCACGTATCCTGGCGTTGCAGAATGACCTGTCACTTGCCCTCGCTGCTCACCCACTCCGAATTGAGGCGCCGATCCCCGGCAAATCACTCGTCGGAATTGAGATTCCCAATAGCACCAAATCAGTGGTGGGTCTGGCTTCGCTTATCGGTAGCAACGAATTTCAAACCTCCCCAGCCGCTCTTCTGGCGTCACTCGGTCGAGGCATCACCGGCGCTTCACATTTCTCTAACATTGCCCGTGCTCCTCACATGCTCGTCGCCGGAGCAACCGGGTCGGGAAAATCAGTCGTCATTCACACCTTCATAACTTCTCTCCTCTATCGCAATCCACCGGACTTACTTCGTTTCATCATGATTGACCCGAAACGAGTGGAGCTTACGCTGTACAACAAAATCCCCCACCTACTTACGCCAGTTATCACTGACCCAAAAAAATCCATCCTCGCTCTCAAGTGGGCGACAAAAGAGATGGAACGACGCTACAGCGTTTTAGAAACTTGCGCTGTGCGTGACATTGCCTCCTTCCATAAGAATTTCGGTAACGACGAGAAAACCGAGAAGATGCCCTATATCGTTATCATCATCGATGAGTTGGCGGACATCATGTCTAGCTACCCACGCGAGTTAGAGAGTGCAATTGTCCGCCTGGCCCAGATGAGCCGCGCCGTTGGCATCCACCTCATCCTCTCCACCCAAAGACCAAGTGTGGACGTGATCACTGGCTTAATTAAGGCCAACATACCAGCCCGAATCGCGCTCCAGGTCTCCTCTCAGATCGATTCGCGAACAATCCTTGACATGGCAGGAGCGGAAAAACTACTTGGCTCAGGAGACATGCTTTATCTGGCGGGCGACATGGGTAAACCAGTGCGCCTGCAATCTGCTTTTATTTCTGAGGGTGAAGTAAAGAGTGTCACTTCGTGGTTGGCAAAGAATTACCAGAATGTCGAGAGTGACGAGATCAGTCTTACTCCCGATAAGGATCCGAGCGTGCTCTTCTCTGCCAATCTAGAAGAAGACGCCGAGAATGGAGATGACGACGACTTGTACGAGGAAGCCCGCGCTGAAGTGATTCGGGCCGGCAAAGCCTCCGCATCCTACCTCCAACGCAAGCTAAAGGTGGGTTACGCCAGAGCCGCACGACTCCTCGATATTTTAGAAGAGCGCGGTGTAATTGGTCCAGGAGAGGGCGCCAAGCAACGCGAAGTATTCGAGAAACCACCTAATGACGAAGGCGTTTTTTAA
- the recA gene encoding recombinase RecA, whose amino-acid sequence MMKKKNTEPKTSSANIADTIKSIETKFGEGSIMKLGEKTKVNVGAISTGSVGLDMALGIGGLPRGRIIEIFGPESSGKTTLALHVVAEAQKHGGVCAFIDAEHALDPDYSKKIGVNTDELLISQPDFGEQALEIADSLVRSGKVDVIVIDSVAALTPKDEIEGDVGAYHVGKQARLMSQALRKMTAIVAKSKTVVIFINQIRMQIGVMFGNPETTPGGKALKFYSSVRLDIRRIAQIKKGEEVVGGRVRVKVVKNKVAAPFRLAEFDVLYNEGISPEGEIIALGEKHGVVQKSGSSYSYGEEKLGRGYDAARTYLKENPKTKNGILKAILEKIAAEEKMS is encoded by the coding sequence ATGATGAAAAAAAAGAACACTGAACCGAAAACCTCTTCAGCCAATATTGCTGACACGATTAAGTCAATCGAAACCAAATTTGGTGAAGGCTCGATCATGAAGCTTGGGGAAAAAACAAAGGTTAATGTCGGTGCAATTTCAACCGGTTCAGTGGGGCTAGATATGGCACTTGGTATCGGCGGTTTACCCCGCGGTCGAATCATTGAAATCTTCGGACCAGAATCATCTGGCAAAACAACGCTTGCTCTTCACGTGGTCGCTGAAGCACAGAAACATGGCGGAGTCTGCGCCTTTATTGACGCCGAACACGCCCTTGATCCAGATTATTCCAAAAAAATTGGTGTAAATACTGATGAACTTTTAATCTCCCAACCAGACTTTGGCGAACAGGCACTCGAGATTGCCGACAGCTTGGTCCGCTCCGGTAAAGTTGACGTCATTGTCATTGATTCCGTCGCCGCCCTCACACCAAAAGACGAGATTGAGGGTGATGTGGGTGCATATCATGTAGGCAAACAAGCGAGGTTAATGTCCCAGGCTCTTCGCAAGATGACGGCAATTGTCGCAAAGAGTAAAACCGTTGTCATCTTTATCAACCAGATCAGAATGCAGATTGGTGTGATGTTTGGTAACCCAGAAACAACACCGGGCGGTAAGGCTTTAAAATTTTACTCCTCTGTTCGTCTGGACATCAGGAGAATTGCACAAATCAAAAAAGGCGAAGAGGTTGTCGGTGGCCGAGTTCGTGTGAAAGTGGTAAAAAACAAAGTCGCCGCCCCCTTCCGTTTGGCCGAGTTTGATGTGCTTTACAATGAGGGAATCTCACCAGAAGGCGAAATTATCGCGCTGGGTGAGAAGCATGGCGTTGTTCAAAAGTCTGGTTCGTCCTACTCTTACGGTGAGGAAAAGCTCGGTCGCGGTTATGATGCGGCCAGAACCTATCTGAAAGAGAACCCAAAAACAAAAAACGGAATCCTGAAAGCAATACTTGAAAAGATTGCCGCGGAGGAGAAAATGTCGTAG
- a CDS encoding glycine--tRNA ligase — MEKIVSLCKRRGFIYPGSEIYGGLAGTYDYGPLGVGLKNNLKNLWWRNFVTNREDMFGLDAAIIMNTKTWEASGHVAGFTDPLADGQSFNTMFATRVGAGEEAQTAYLRPETAQGIFVNFKNIVDSFHPKLPFGIAQIGKAFRNEIAPRDFIFRLRELEQMEVEYFVKEEEWEKYFMKWRELILDYFTEVGLIKSSVHELEVPDGERAHYSTRTIDFEFDFPFGRKELSGLAYRTDYDLKQHQEFSKQDLTYFDEENKIRFLPHVIEPSLGLDRILLAVICDSYREDELGGEKRTYLAFNKNVAPVACAVFPLLKNKPDLMNKAHEIYQTLKKENPHRSVVFDGSGSIGKRYRRQDEIGTPLCVTVDFQTLEDDTVTVRERDTGEQVRQKVLDLGQIL, encoded by the coding sequence ATGGAGAAAATCGTTTCGCTCTGCAAACGGCGCGGGTTTATTTATCCGGGTTCTGAGATTTACGGTGGTTTAGCGGGCACCTATGATTATGGTCCACTTGGTGTGGGATTAAAGAATAATTTAAAGAATCTTTGGTGGAGAAATTTCGTTACCAATCGTGAAGACATGTTCGGACTTGATGCGGCGATTATTATGAACACCAAGACCTGGGAAGCCAGTGGACATGTGGCTGGATTTACCGATCCGCTGGCGGATGGGCAAAGTTTCAATACGATGTTTGCTACCAGGGTGGGGGCGGGGGAGGAAGCGCAAACGGCATATCTCCGACCAGAAACAGCACAGGGGATTTTTGTGAACTTTAAGAATATCGTTGATTCTTTTCATCCCAAATTACCATTTGGTATTGCTCAGATCGGCAAAGCCTTTCGGAACGAAATCGCACCGCGGGATTTTATTTTTCGTTTACGAGAGCTAGAACAAATGGAAGTAGAATATTTTGTGAAGGAGGAAGAATGGGAGAAGTATTTTATGAAATGGCGGGAGCTGATTTTAGATTATTTCACAGAGGTCGGCTTAATAAAAAGCTCCGTACACGAATTAGAGGTTCCAGATGGTGAAAGGGCGCACTACTCTACGAGAACAATTGATTTTGAGTTTGATTTTCCTTTCGGGCGCAAAGAGCTTTCTGGACTTGCTTATCGGACAGATTATGATCTTAAACAACACCAAGAATTTAGCAAACAAGATCTAACTTATTTTGACGAGGAAAACAAAATACGTTTCTTACCACATGTGATTGAGCCATCCCTCGGTCTGGACCGCATCTTGCTCGCCGTCATTTGTGACTCGTATCGAGAAGACGAGTTAGGTGGGGAAAAACGAACTTATCTCGCATTTAATAAAAACGTTGCGCCAGTCGCTTGTGCCGTTTTTCCGTTACTTAAAAATAAACCAGATTTGATGAATAAAGCCCATGAAATTTACCAGACCTTAAAAAAAGAAAATCCACACCGGTCGGTCGTTTTTGATGGTAGTGGGAGCATTGGAAAACGCTATCGTCGTCAAGATGAGATTGGGACACCATTATGTGTCACTGTCGACTTTCAAACCCTAGAAGATGATACGGTCACTGTGCGGGAGCGTGATACAGGCGAGCAGGTTCGTCAAAAAGTGCTTGATTTGGGGCAAATTTTGTAG
- a CDS encoding 30S ribosomal protein S6, which translates to MTTVPKNDELKTYELGYLLSPLVSSEQVGQTVEKDVKSLLKKAGAEVKSEIQARHRGLAYPIKKVVEHKGSIFREAYFGAIVFTCAPENIPALEEGLKKSLVLIRHLLIVLPPGALLVPAKPRVVQVEGDSPEVAESVPKVEAKMTEAAIDKEIEDLIHVS; encoded by the coding sequence ATGACTACCGTGCCCAAAAATGATGAATTAAAAACCTATGAACTAGGTTATTTGCTTTCGCCGCTCGTATCTTCGGAGCAGGTTGGGCAAACGGTAGAGAAGGATGTTAAATCTTTGTTGAAAAAAGCAGGGGCTGAAGTGAAGAGTGAGATTCAGGCCCGTCATCGTGGCCTAGCTTATCCGATTAAGAAGGTAGTGGAACATAAGGGGTCCATTTTCCGTGAGGCGTATTTCGGGGCCATTGTTTTTACCTGCGCCCCAGAGAATATTCCGGCTCTAGAGGAGGGGTTGAAGAAGTCACTTGTCCTAATTCGACATCTTCTTATTGTCTTGCCTCCGGGTGCACTTCTTGTGCCGGCTAAACCGCGCGTCGTACAAGTCGAAGGAGATTCACCCGAAGTGGCGGAGTCGGTCCCTAAGGTTGAGGCAAAAATGACCGAGGCAGCAATTGATAAAGAGATTGAGGATTTAATTCATGTATCTTAA
- a CDS encoding DeoR family transcriptional regulator, giving the protein MDSQKDNQRDRLKLEKLASAVYLITDFLNDSDPLKWRLRDKALSLLDQVVLSHINQILSLINIVRLNPNASEMNLNILKREYDYFKDRLVSEKELSFEQETLISGAKLSPKLHAGNSDRRDTIFKIIKQNGPISIADIARAVPDVSSKTVQRELAELVRSGALKKEGERRWSRYLTV; this is encoded by the coding sequence ATGGACAGCCAAAAAGACAATCAAAGGGACAGATTAAAATTAGAGAAACTGGCCTCGGCTGTATACTTAATTACAGATTTCTTAAATGATTCTGACCCACTCAAATGGCGTCTAAGGGACAAGGCTTTATCTCTATTGGATCAGGTCGTTTTGTCTCATATCAATCAAATTTTGTCCTTGATTAATATTGTCCGACTTAATCCGAATGCCTCCGAGATGAACTTGAATATACTCAAACGTGAGTATGATTATTTTAAAGATAGACTGGTCTCCGAGAAAGAGCTTAGTTTTGAGCAAGAAACGTTGATTTCTGGGGCAAAATTATCTCCCAAACTACACGCCGGTAACAGTGACCGCAGAGATACTATTTTCAAAATTATCAAGCAAAATGGGCCTATTTCCATTGCTGACATTGCCCGAGCGGTACCAGATGTGAGCAGTAAGACAGTGCAGAGAGAATTAGCCGAATTGGTCCGATCTGGCGCATTGAAGAAAGAGGGGGAAAGACGCTGGAGCCGTTATTTGACCGTCTAG
- a CDS encoding 30S ribosomal protein S18, with amino-acid sequence METKIYKKQCYFCTNNIKYLDYKETDLIGRFIDSYAKIVSHRRSGLCSGHQRDLTNAIKRARFLALLPFIAR; translated from the coding sequence ATGGAAACAAAAATATACAAGAAACAGTGTTACTTTTGTACAAACAATATTAAGTATCTCGATTATAAGGAGACAGACCTGATTGGCCGCTTCATCGACTCTTACGCTAAAATTGTTAGCCATCGTCGGTCGGGACTTTGTTCTGGTCATCAGAGAGATTTGACCAACGCAATCAAGCGAGCACGCTTCCTCGCCCTCTTGCCCTTTATTGCTCGATAA
- a CDS encoding single-stranded DNA-binding protein, with translation MYLNKAIVIGNLTRDPELRAIPSGTKVCSFSVATNRVWKDKNGMKQEDTQYHNCVVFGSQAENVAQYLRKGSSVLVEGRLQTRSWDAQDGKKQYRTEIVADRVQFGPKNASAGYSSGSSGGGSVNQDSTTSGSDNLKTIQYPEEEINPDDIPF, from the coding sequence ATGTATCTTAACAAGGCCATTGTTATCGGTAACCTAACCCGCGATCCGGAATTACGGGCGATTCCTTCGGGGACAAAAGTCTGCTCTTTTTCTGTCGCAACCAATCGAGTGTGGAAAGACAAGAACGGAATGAAACAGGAAGATACACAGTATCACAATTGTGTGGTCTTTGGTTCTCAGGCTGAAAATGTCGCACAATATTTACGAAAAGGGAGCTCCGTTTTGGTTGAGGGTAGATTGCAGACCCGCTCCTGGGACGCACAGGATGGTAAGAAGCAGTATCGTACAGAAATTGTGGCTGATCGTGTACAGTTTGGTCCTAAAAACGCAAGCGCGGGCTATAGTTCAGGCTCTTCGGGTGGTGGGAGTGTAAACCAAGACTCAACCACTTCTGGCTCGGATAATTTAAAGACGATCCAGTATCCAGAGGAGGAGATTAATCCCGATGATATACCATTTTAA
- a CDS encoding methionine--tRNA ligase — protein MSKPFYLTTTLPYVNAEPHIGFALEIVQADIIARYHLLLGDEIFFNTGTDEHGLKIYKKAQELGRPTQEYVDEYAEKFKNLQKHLGLSDNLNFIRTTDPGHMEAARRFWEICERNNFIYKKNYQVKYCVGCELEKTESELEDGRCPIHPNLEVELIDEENYFFKFKAFEQDLLKLYERPNFVLPQSRLNEIKAFVGRGLEDFSISRLASKMPWGVPVPNDPDHVMSVWFDALVNYISALGWPNDLEKFEKFWGTKESPNAVQFAGKDNLRQQSAMWQAMLLAAGLPTSKQIVIHGFINVDGQKMSKSLGNVIDPIKLVEEYGTDAVRYYLARHVNPFEDSDFTLEKFKEAYNANLANGLGNLVSRVMKMAEVNNIKSDVNFEIDKELFGEMKNIDSFEFNKEMDAIWKYISDVDNFIQNHKPFELIKTNRPQAEEDIKLVLRWLARIAMWLRPFMPSSAEKIRTAICENKMPEALFRRKD, from the coding sequence ATGTCTAAACCGTTTTATCTCACCACCACGCTTCCTTATGTGAACGCGGAACCTCACATTGGTTTTGCGTTAGAAATTGTTCAGGCGGACATCATTGCTCGTTACCACTTATTGTTGGGTGACGAGATTTTCTTCAATACCGGAACAGACGAGCATGGTTTAAAGATTTATAAAAAAGCGCAGGAACTTGGGCGACCAACTCAAGAATATGTGGATGAATATGCGGAAAAGTTTAAGAATTTACAGAAGCATCTAGGGCTTAGTGATAATTTGAATTTCATTAGGACAACCGACCCGGGACACATGGAAGCGGCTCGGAGATTCTGGGAGATCTGCGAGAGAAACAATTTTATTTATAAAAAGAATTATCAGGTCAAATATTGTGTTGGCTGCGAATTGGAAAAAACTGAATCAGAGCTGGAGGATGGTAGATGCCCGATCCATCCTAATTTGGAGGTCGAATTAATTGATGAGGAAAACTATTTTTTTAAGTTTAAAGCATTCGAACAGGATTTATTGAAACTTTACGAAAGGCCGAACTTTGTCCTGCCACAATCACGTTTGAACGAGATCAAAGCTTTTGTTGGACGGGGATTGGAGGATTTCTCTATCTCTCGACTGGCGAGCAAGATGCCGTGGGGCGTGCCAGTGCCGAATGACCCTGATCACGTGATGTCTGTCTGGTTTGATGCGCTGGTCAATTATATTTCGGCATTAGGTTGGCCTAACGATCTCGAGAAGTTCGAAAAGTTTTGGGGGACAAAAGAATCACCAAATGCTGTCCAATTTGCTGGCAAGGATAACCTGCGTCAGCAGTCAGCAATGTGGCAGGCGATGTTACTGGCCGCTGGTCTACCGACCTCTAAACAGATTGTGATTCACGGTTTTATTAATGTTGATGGGCAAAAAATGAGCAAATCGCTCGGTAATGTAATTGATCCAATTAAGCTGGTGGAAGAATATGGAACGGATGCTGTCCGTTATTATCTTGCGCGCCACGTTAACCCATTTGAGGATAGTGATTTCACCCTAGAAAAATTCAAAGAAGCCTACAACGCTAATTTGGCGAATGGTTTGGGGAATCTGGTGAGCAGGGTGATGAAGATGGCCGAAGTAAATAATATAAAATCGGACGTTAATTTTGAAATTGATAAGGAATTATTTGGTGAGATGAAAAATATCGATAGTTTTGAATTTAATAAGGAAATGGATGCGATATGGAAATATATTTCTGACGTAGATAATTTTATTCAGAATCACAAACCATTTGAATTAATAAAGACCAATCGTCCACAGGCAGAAGAAGATATAAAACTTGTCTTACGTTGGCTTGCCAGAATTGCCATGTGGCTAAGGCCGTTCATGCCTTCATCGGCCGAGAAAATTAGAACCGCCATTTGTGAAAATAAAATGCCCGAGGCGCTTTTTCGGAGGAAGGACTAA
- a CDS encoding AI-2E family transporter, which translates to MMENGKSIRVEISAGTVFKILLVLFCAFLLYYLLDLVLVILLSIVIAAAVEPATRWFARFHVPRVLAVLTVYVLTVLVFAVLVPVFVFPIIADLSDLVTGLPDKLSSLPLFSNPPGAISVFAGKLSPNDIWSGLGSGLSAIPHGVAETAKLVFGSFFQLILVVVISFYLAVQPRGIESFLRLAAPVTKEKYVLGLWQRSQKKIGMWMQGQILLGLIIGILVFLGLTIFQVEHALLLAILAALFELIPFFGPVLSAVPAVLLAFSSSPTLGLVVVGFYIIIQQFENHLIYPLVVRKIVGVPPLLVIISLIVGAQLAGFIGLLLAVPLATVMMEMLGDFEKSKYLVERTQEKANV; encoded by the coding sequence ATGATGGAAAATGGTAAAAGCATTCGGGTAGAGATTTCGGCTGGAACTGTTTTTAAGATACTTCTAGTTTTGTTTTGTGCTTTCTTGCTCTACTATCTTCTGGATCTGGTTCTGGTCATCTTGTTGTCCATCGTGATTGCTGCCGCGGTGGAGCCCGCTACACGTTGGTTTGCTCGCTTTCATGTTCCTCGCGTGCTTGCAGTACTTACGGTCTATGTTCTCACCGTTTTAGTTTTCGCTGTTCTGGTACCTGTTTTTGTCTTTCCTATCATTGCAGACTTGTCTGATCTAGTAACTGGCCTACCAGACAAGCTAAGTAGTTTGCCACTTTTTTCTAATCCACCAGGGGCAATCAGCGTCTTTGCTGGCAAACTATCACCAAATGACATTTGGTCTGGTTTGGGTAGCGGTCTCTCCGCTATTCCACACGGAGTTGCCGAGACAGCGAAGCTGGTTTTCGGCAGCTTCTTCCAGTTAATTTTAGTTGTCGTCATTTCCTTCTATCTCGCGGTGCAGCCACGGGGGATAGAGAGTTTTCTTCGTTTGGCTGCCCCAGTGACAAAAGAGAAATATGTTTTAGGTTTATGGCAACGTTCACAGAAGAAAATTGGTATGTGGATGCAGGGTCAAATTCTACTCGGGTTGATCATTGGCATATTGGTTTTTCTTGGGCTTACCATTTTTCAAGTGGAACACGCTCTCCTGCTTGCAATTCTCGCCGCTCTTTTTGAACTCATACCATTTTTTGGACCAGTTCTTTCTGCGGTTCCCGCCGTTCTATTGGCCTTCAGCTCTAGTCCAACACTAGGACTCGTTGTCGTTGGTTTCTACATCATAATCCAACAATTCGAGAATCATTTAATTTATCCGCTGGTGGTTCGTAAAATTGTCGGCGTGCCGCCATTACTGGTCATTATTTCACTAATTGTGGGCGCACAATTGGCGGGGTTCATCGGTTTACTTCTGGCTGTGCCACTTGCGACCGTGATGATGGAGATGTTGGGTGATTTTGAAAAGAGTAAGTACTTGGTGGAGCGGACGCAAGAGAAGGCAAATGTCTAA
- a CDS encoding elongation factor P, protein MATIEYNEVKERRFIVLDGEPYEVLSSHVFRKQQRKPVNATKLKNLLTGSVREHSFGSSDKVDEAEIEEREITYLYNNRGEFWFCEAKDKSQRFKIESEKIADKIIYVRPNENIKLLTFNEKFVAIKTPVKAELRVKEAAPAVRGNTVQGGNKKVILETGAEVSVPMFVNEGDTLVINTETGEYVERREKK, encoded by the coding sequence ATGGCAACAATTGAATATAATGAGGTTAAGGAACGTCGTTTTATCGTCCTTGACGGCGAGCCCTATGAAGTATTGTCCTCCCATGTCTTTCGCAAACAACAGCGTAAACCGGTAAACGCCACTAAACTCAAAAACTTGTTAACCGGCAGTGTCCGAGAACATTCTTTCGGCTCCAGCGACAAGGTAGACGAAGCCGAAATTGAGGAGCGTGAAATCACTTATCTATACAATAATCGTGGCGAATTTTGGTTTTGTGAGGCAAAGGATAAAAGTCAGCGTTTCAAAATAGAGAGCGAAAAAATCGCTGATAAAATAATTTATGTTAGACCGAATGAAAACATTAAGCTTCTGACCTTTAACGAAAAATTCGTGGCGATCAAGACTCCGGTCAAAGCAGAATTACGCGTAAAGGAAGCCGCACCAGCCGTGCGAGGCAATACCGTCCAAGGTGGCAATAAGAAAGTGATTCTCGAAACTGGGGCCGAGGTGTCGGTCCCGATGTTTGTGAACGAGGGCGATACTCTCGTTATTAATACAGAAACGGGAGAATACGTAGAAAGACGAGAAAAGAAGTAG
- a CDS encoding TatD family hydrolase, producing the protein MSGLEIIDIHSHLNFPQYDDDREAVFARANGAGIGMINVGTDLASSRLAVSLAQERDNVWATVGLHPTDHVEGFEREVYLSLAKNEKVVAIGECGLDYFHQKTEEEKRKQQEIFIQQIDLANELKKPLMLHIRNAYREAYEILKTRAEVKGNAHFFAGTWEEARLFLDFGFTLSFGGVITFTRDYDEVIKNTPIEMILTETDCPFVAPIPYRGKRNEPSYLPEIVRKLAEIKGLTYVEVATETLKNAKRVFLPNFN; encoded by the coding sequence ATGTCAGGATTAGAAATTATCGATATCCATAGTCATCTCAACTTTCCGCAATATGACGATGATCGGGAGGCGGTTTTTGCTCGGGCGAATGGGGCGGGGATTGGGATGATTAATGTCGGGACAGATTTGGCCAGTTCCCGATTGGCGGTGTCTCTCGCCCAAGAGCGGGACAATGTCTGGGCGACAGTTGGTCTGCATCCAACGGATCATGTCGAAGGTTTTGAACGAGAGGTTTATTTAAGTCTGGCAAAAAATGAAAAGGTTGTTGCCATCGGCGAATGTGGCTTGGACTACTTTCATCAGAAAACCGAAGAAGAAAAAAGAAAACAGCAAGAAATTTTTATCCAACAAATTGATTTGGCGAATGAATTGAAAAAACCCCTGATGTTGCACATTCGCAACGCTTACCGTGAGGCGTATGAGATTTTGAAGACTCGAGCGGAGGTAAAAGGGAATGCCCATTTCTTTGCGGGCACTTGGGAGGAGGCGAGGTTGTTCTTGGATTTTGGTTTTACCTTGTCTTTTGGTGGGGTTATCACGTTTACCAGAGATTATGATGAGGTGATTAAAAATACACCGATTGAGATGATCCTTACCGAAACAGACTGCCCTTTCGTGGCCCCGATACCTTATCGTGGAAAAAGAAATGAACCAAGTTATTTACCAGAAATAGTAAGAAAATTGGCAGAAATAAAGGGGCTAACTTATGTCGAAGTGGCAACCGAGACCCTAAAAAACGCAAAAAGGGTTTTCTTGCCTAATTTCAATTGA